The Brassica napus cultivar Da-Ae chromosome C7, Da-Ae, whole genome shotgun sequence genome has a segment encoding these proteins:
- the LOC106390825 gene encoding probable serine/threonine-protein kinase PBL22, with protein sequence MHVFTFKQLHSATGGFSKSNVVGHGGFGLVYRGLLNNGRKVAIKFIDNAGNQGEEEFKMEVELLSRLRSPYLLSLLGYCSDNSHKLLVYEYMPNGCLQQHLYPINS encoded by the exons ATGCATGTTTTCACTTTCAAGCAACTACATTCAGCGACTGGTGGGTTTAGCAAGTCTAATGTTGTTGGTCACGGTGGGTTTGGATTGGTTTATCGTGGTTTGCTTAACAACGGGAGAAAAGTTGCTATCAAGTTTATTGATAATGCAGGAAATCAaggtgaagaagagttcaaGATGGAG GTTGAGCTGCTAAGCCGTCTGCGTTCACCGTACTTGTTGTCTCTTCTTGGTTATTGCTCAGACAATAGTCACAAACTGCTTGTGTATGAGTACATGCCAAATGGCTGTCTGCAGCAACACCTGTATCCTATTAATAGTTAA